A part of Desulfomicrobium escambiense DSM 10707 genomic DNA contains:
- a CDS encoding ammonia-forming cytochrome c nitrite reductase subunit c552 codes for MRSTRTLFIMLAVGMSLALAACSDVTEPKTPEFKTKLKSDEIKNSAFKAEFPLHYETYLRNNESTIMTEYGGSVPYNKHDNVHPLPEGYKHAQPYLKNLWLGYPFSYEYRAARGHTYAMKDILNIDRLNRYDEKAGLPATCWNCKGAKMNEWIGKYGDDFWAKDFNQFREEVDMDENTIGCANCHDPANMELRLYSVPLQDYLKAEGKDFKTLPRNEQRALVCGQCHVEYYFQDKGFGPAKKPVFPWAEGKDPEQIYAYYKTHGDTKTPGFEGNFVDWVHPVSQTPMLKAQHPEYETWHNGVHGAAGVSCADCHMSYTRLDGKKKMSNHHWTSPLKDPDMKACRQCHTDKSPDYLRQRVIYTQDKVWEQLMVAQDISVKAHEAIRMANEFQGEKPADYDQLMIDAREMCRKGQFFWDLISAENSVGFHNPTKALDTLAKSQQYSQKAVDTAIKAAAFTTAQALSGDIKELVPPILEHSRKLQMDPEHMTKHQWFKYLKLTPKSEQIWDENRRLVPKPAAG; via the coding sequence ATGCGTAGCACCAGAACACTTTTCATCATGCTGGCCGTGGGCATGTCCCTGGCCTTGGCCGCCTGTTCCGACGTCACCGAGCCCAAGACCCCTGAATTCAAGACCAAGCTCAAATCCGACGAAATCAAGAATTCCGCCTTCAAGGCCGAATTCCCGCTGCACTACGAAACCTACCTGCGCAACAACGAATCGACGATCATGACCGAATACGGCGGGTCCGTGCCGTACAACAAACACGACAACGTCCATCCGCTGCCCGAGGGCTACAAGCACGCCCAGCCCTACCTGAAGAACCTCTGGCTCGGCTACCCCTTCAGCTACGAATACCGCGCCGCGCGCGGCCACACCTACGCCATGAAGGACATCCTGAACATCGACCGCCTGAACCGCTACGACGAGAAGGCCGGCCTGCCCGCCACCTGCTGGAACTGCAAGGGCGCGAAGATGAACGAATGGATCGGCAAATACGGCGACGACTTCTGGGCCAAGGATTTCAACCAGTTCCGCGAAGAAGTCGACATGGACGAAAACACCATCGGCTGCGCCAACTGCCATGATCCGGCCAACATGGAACTGCGCCTCTATTCCGTGCCCCTGCAGGACTACTTGAAGGCCGAAGGCAAGGATTTCAAGACCCTGCCGCGCAACGAGCAACGCGCCCTGGTCTGCGGCCAGTGCCACGTGGAATACTATTTCCAGGACAAGGGCTTCGGCCCGGCCAAGAAGCCCGTCTTCCCCTGGGCCGAGGGCAAGGACCCCGAACAGATCTACGCCTACTACAAGACCCACGGCGACACCAAGACCCCCGGCTTCGAGGGCAACTTCGTGGATTGGGTGCACCCCGTGTCCCAGACCCCCATGCTCAAGGCCCAGCACCCCGAGTACGAAACCTGGCACAACGGCGTGCACGGCGCGGCCGGCGTGAGTTGCGCCGACTGTCACATGAGCTACACCCGCCTCGACGGCAAGAAGAAGATGTCCAACCATCACTGGACCTCACCACTGAAGGACCCGGACATGAAGGCCTGCCGCCAGTGCCACACGGACAAGTCGCCCGACTACCTGCGCCAGCGCGTCATCTACACTCAGGACAAGGTCTGGGAACAGCTCATGGTCGCCCAGGACATCTCGGTCAAGGCGCATGAAGCCATCCGCATGGCGAACGAATTCCAGGGCGAGAAGCCGGCCGACTACGACCAGCTCATGATCGACGCCCGCGAAATGTGCCGCAAGGGCCAGTTCTTCTGGGACCTCATCTCCGCCGAGAACAGCGTCGGCTTCCACAACCCGACCAAGGCCCTGGACACCCTGGCCAAGTCCCAGCAGTACAGCCAGAAGGCCGTGGACACCGCCATCAAGGCCGCGGCCTTCACCACGGCCCAGGCCCTGTCCGGCGACATCAAGGAACTCGTGCCGCCCATTCTGGAACACAGCCGCAAGCTGCAGATGGACCCCGAGCACATGACCAAGCACCAGTGGTTCAAGTACCTCAAGCTCACGCCCAAGTCCGAACAGATCTGGGACGAAAACCGGCGCTTGGTGCCCAAGCCGGCCGCCGGCTGA
- a CDS encoding cytochrome c3 family protein has product MTQKKDASRGRGWRLALPPAIAGIVVTVGAALAMTATDQAMFCGSCHSMAEAALTHKRSVHAELACNECHAPHNLAAKLPFKAKEGTRDILATVTSTIPDLIHPGEDTKAVTQENCQRCHSATTSTVVMQSKTFCTDCHRHVPHTPKIPVAKRSAADA; this is encoded by the coding sequence ATGACCCAAAAGAAAGATGCATCCCGTGGACGCGGATGGCGGCTCGCGCTGCCCCCGGCCATCGCGGGCATCGTGGTAACGGTCGGGGCCGCCCTGGCCATGACGGCCACGGATCAGGCCATGTTCTGCGGCAGTTGCCACTCCATGGCCGAAGCGGCGCTGACGCACAAGAGATCCGTGCACGCCGAACTTGCCTGCAACGAATGCCACGCCCCGCACAACCTCGCCGCAAAGCTTCCGTTCAAGGCCAAGGAAGGCACCAGGGACATCCTGGCCACGGTCACCAGCACCATCCCGGACCTCATCCACCCCGGAGAGGACACCAAGGCGGTGACCCAGGAGAACTGCCAGCGCTGCCACAGCGCGACCACGTCCACCGTGGTCATGCAGAGCAAGACGTTCTGCACGGACTGCCACCGTCACGTTCCCCACACTCCGAAAATCCCCGTAGCCAAAAGGAGCGCCGCCGATGCGTAG
- a CDS encoding response regulator transcription factor, with amino-acid sequence MTRQSILIIDDDQDIVKTVTANLELDGFAVRSASSGGAGLAAVEAQAPDLVLLDLGLPDIDGIKVCQILRRDSDVPVIMLSARDTVADKLLGLECGADDYLVKPFNALELSARIRTVLRRARRSEPAATCRSGEVCLNYRDHTATIQDREVDLTRTEFALLELFVSHAGETLSRDFIQGQNWADSKLYANSRAVDVHVQRLRKKIEENPQAPRLILTIPGVGYRFEAT; translated from the coding sequence ATGACACGTCAGAGCATTCTCATCATCGATGACGACCAGGACATCGTCAAGACCGTGACCGCCAACCTTGAACTCGACGGCTTTGCCGTGCGGAGCGCGTCGAGCGGCGGCGCCGGCCTGGCGGCGGTGGAAGCGCAGGCGCCGGATCTTGTCCTGCTGGACCTCGGCCTGCCCGATATCGACGGCATCAAGGTCTGTCAGATCCTGCGCCGGGACAGCGATGTGCCGGTCATCATGCTCTCGGCCCGCGACACGGTGGCCGACAAGCTGCTCGGGCTCGAATGCGGAGCCGACGACTACCTGGTCAAGCCGTTCAACGCCCTGGAACTCTCGGCCCGCATCCGGACCGTCCTGCGCCGCGCGCGGCGCAGCGAGCCCGCGGCGACGTGCCGTTCGGGCGAGGTCTGCCTGAACTACCGCGACCACACGGCCACCATCCAGGACCGGGAGGTCGATCTGACCAGGACGGAGTTCGCCCTGCTTGAGCTTTTCGTCTCCCATGCCGGCGAGACCCTGTCGCGCGACTTCATTCAGGGCCAGAACTGGGCCGACTCCAAACTCTACGCCAACAGCCGGGCCGTGGACGTGCACGTGCAGCGACTGCGCAAGAAGATCGAGGAAAACCCCCAGGCGCCGCGTCTCATCCTGACCATCCCCGGCGTGGGATACAGGTTCGAGGCGACGTAG
- a CDS encoding RNA recognition motif domain-containing protein, giving the protein MAKNIYVGNLPWSTTDADLRNMFSQHGEVTSAHVIEDRETGRSRGFGFVEMDEEGARKAIQALNGADMQGRALKVNEAQPRESRPSRPRY; this is encoded by the coding sequence TTGGCTAAGAACATCTATGTTGGTAATCTGCCCTGGTCCACCACCGATGCCGATCTGCGGAACATGTTTTCCCAGCACGGTGAAGTCACTTCCGCCCACGTCATCGAAGACCGTGAGACCGGCCGTTCCCGTGGCTTCGGCTTCGTCGAGATGGACGAAGAAGGCGCCCGCAAGGCCATCCAGGCCCTGAACGGCGCTGACATGCAGGGCCGCGCCCTGAAGGTCAACGAGGCCCAGCCGCGCGAAAGCCGCCCGTCCCGTCCCCGTTACTAA
- a CDS encoding sigma-54-dependent transcriptional regulator yields the protein MNLRVAIVDDEEIVCRRLSQVLAKEGFEVEAFMMGRSFLERMVQLPFDIVFLDMRLPDISGLELLPRIKSLRSEAEVIIVTGHQSVETAIEAIRNGAFHYVCKPVNLTEIRLLAQNAKDRIAMRLENIRLREALKGDTGLSAIIGNSPAIQELFAMIRKVAPVDCNVLIQGGSGTGKALVARSIHQLSPKRDHPFVAFNCGGFTDELISSELFGHERGAFTGATATKVGLLEAAAGGTVFLDEIGEMPLPMQVKLLHVIQERRILRVGGTKPIDLDIRIIAATNKDLKHEVEIGAFREDLYFRLNVVSLCLPPLADRREDIPLLVRHFTEKYSLAFHKQISGIKPQALQLLCGYSYPGNVRELENIVERAVALTDNEEIDIQDLPRDLQQLEFKTIEGDGLPTLEEMERRYIVKVLEKTGYSKSLTAQVLDIPRTTLWRKLKAYGIE from the coding sequence ATGAATCTGCGCGTGGCCATCGTCGACGACGAGGAAATAGTCTGCCGCCGCCTGAGCCAGGTCCTGGCCAAGGAAGGGTTCGAGGTCGAGGCCTTCATGATGGGGCGTTCCTTTCTGGAACGCATGGTGCAGCTGCCCTTCGACATCGTGTTCCTGGACATGCGCCTGCCGGACATCAGCGGCCTGGAGCTGCTGCCGCGCATCAAGTCCCTGCGTTCCGAGGCGGAAGTCATTATCGTCACCGGGCACCAGAGCGTGGAGACGGCCATCGAGGCCATCCGCAACGGAGCTTTCCACTACGTCTGCAAGCCGGTCAACCTGACCGAGATCCGCCTCCTGGCCCAAAACGCCAAGGACAGGATCGCCATGCGCCTGGAGAACATCAGGCTGCGCGAGGCCCTGAAGGGCGACACGGGGCTGTCGGCCATCATCGGCAACAGCCCCGCCATCCAGGAACTCTTCGCCATGATCCGCAAGGTCGCGCCCGTTGACTGCAACGTCCTCATCCAGGGCGGCAGCGGCACGGGCAAGGCGCTGGTGGCGCGCTCCATCCACCAGCTCAGCCCCAAGCGCGACCACCCCTTCGTGGCCTTCAACTGCGGCGGCTTCACGGACGAACTCATCAGCAGCGAGCTTTTCGGCCACGAACGCGGCGCCTTCACCGGCGCCACGGCGACCAAGGTCGGGCTGCTGGAGGCCGCGGCCGGGGGCACGGTCTTCCTGGATGAGATCGGCGAGATGCCCCTGCCCATGCAGGTCAAGCTTTTGCACGTCATCCAGGAGCGGCGCATCCTGCGCGTCGGCGGCACCAAGCCCATCGACCTGGATATCCGCATCATCGCGGCCACGAACAAGGACCTCAAGCACGAGGTGGAGATCGGGGCCTTCCGCGAGGACCTCTACTTCCGGCTCAACGTCGTCTCCCTGTGCCTGCCACCCCTGGCCGACCGCCGTGAGGACATCCCGCTGCTGGTGCGCCATTTCACCGAGAAGTACAGCCTGGCCTTCCACAAGCAGATCAGCGGCATCAAGCCCCAGGCTCTGCAGCTCCTGTGCGGCTACAGCTATCCTGGAAACGTGCGCGAACTGGAGAACATCGTCGAGAGGGCCGTGGCCCTGACGGACAACGAGGAGATCGACATCCAGGACCTGCCGCGGGACCTGCAGCAGCTGGAGTTCAAGACCATCGAGGGCGACGGGCTGCCGACCCTGGAGGAGATGGAACGCCGCTACATCGTGAAGGTGCTGGAGAAGACGGGCTACAGCAAGAGCCTCACGGCCCAGGTGCTCGACATCCCGCGCACCACGCTGTGGCGCAAGCTCAAGGCCTACGGCATCGAGTGA
- a CDS encoding ATP-binding protein: MNSSPASQPSPWYALLRQIHFSSIKGKIFIVFAVAFLSTGALTALNYWNLSTVMERMVLSEHYDDLLNNILEMRRFEKNYLIYGSRLSFTEISANMDAIDELIDMLRDDLPRLVGAQEFDGFQQTAGDYRNCIIALTSPASQQAGAASAPGDRDVQLRNLRSLGKVLTDSAERYRKIKRARIHDTIQRTSMLPFAFLAIVLLLMILLIKLISSGLLRPLDVIRDMTSVVARGDFKPISYDGVRLEEVAGLIDAFNRMARELEANQEDLLQARKIAAIGTFTAGIAHELNNPINNIALTAESFDEEYGERIDEDGREMLRDILSQSERAADIVKNLLDFSRTESPTFQCLPPGQVLSSTISLVRNQAHVAGIQLELELEDDLPCVQGNLRNLQQVFTNLLLNAIQATPAGGRIGVSARLDREERQVRMSVLDSGPGVPLNIRQQIFEPFFSTKEVGKGTGLGLAVSYSIVKRHGGRIEVHGEEGQGAEFVVTLPIPRNTDRNIEEEGA; this comes from the coding sequence ATGAACAGCAGCCCGGCATCACAACCCTCCCCCTGGTACGCCCTGCTCCGCCAGATCCATTTCAGCTCCATCAAGGGCAAGATCTTCATCGTCTTCGCCGTCGCTTTCCTCTCCACTGGCGCCCTGACGGCCCTCAACTACTGGAACCTGTCGACGGTCATGGAGCGCATGGTGCTGAGCGAGCACTACGACGACCTGCTGAACAACATCCTGGAGATGCGGCGCTTCGAGAAGAACTACCTGATCTACGGCAGCCGCCTCAGCTTCACGGAGATCAGCGCGAACATGGACGCCATCGACGAACTCATCGACATGCTCCGGGACGACCTGCCGCGCTTGGTCGGCGCGCAGGAGTTCGACGGCTTCCAGCAGACCGCCGGCGACTACCGCAACTGCATCATCGCGCTGACCTCACCCGCGTCGCAGCAAGCCGGGGCGGCTTCCGCTCCGGGGGACCGGGACGTCCAGCTGCGCAACCTCCGCTCCCTGGGCAAGGTCCTGACAGATTCCGCCGAGCGCTACAGAAAGATCAAGCGCGCCCGGATCCACGACACGATCCAGCGCACGTCCATGCTGCCCTTCGCCTTCCTGGCCATCGTCCTCCTGCTCATGATCCTGCTCATCAAGCTCATCTCCAGCGGGCTGCTGCGTCCCCTGGACGTCATCCGCGACATGACCAGCGTCGTGGCCCGCGGGGATTTCAAGCCCATCTCCTACGACGGCGTCCGCCTGGAGGAGGTCGCGGGGCTCATCGACGCCTTCAACCGAATGGCGCGTGAACTGGAGGCCAATCAGGAAGACCTGCTGCAGGCCCGCAAGATCGCGGCCATCGGCACCTTCACCGCGGGCATCGCCCACGAGCTCAACAACCCCATCAACAACATCGCGCTGACGGCCGAGAGCTTCGACGAGGAATACGGGGAGAGGATCGACGAGGACGGGCGGGAAATGCTGCGCGACATCCTGAGCCAGTCGGAGCGCGCCGCGGACATCGTCAAGAACCTGCTGGACTTCTCGCGCACCGAGAGCCCGACCTTCCAGTGCCTCCCGCCGGGGCAGGTCCTGTCGAGCACCATCAGCCTCGTCAGAAACCAGGCCCACGTGGCGGGAATTCAGCTCGAACTGGAGCTGGAGGACGACCTGCCCTGCGTGCAGGGCAACCTGCGCAACCTGCAGCAGGTCTTCACCAACCTGCTCCTCAACGCCATCCAGGCCACGCCCGCCGGCGGGCGGATCGGCGTCTCGGCGCGGCTGGACCGGGAGGAGCGGCAGGTGCGCATGAGCGTGCTCGACAGCGGCCCCGGCGTGCCGCTGAACATCAGGCAACAGATCTTCGAACCGTTCTTCTCCACCAAGGAGGTGGGCAAGGGCACGGGGCTGGGACTGGCCGTGAGCTACTCCATCGTCAAGCGCCACGGCGGGCGCATCGAGGTCCACGGCGAGGAGGGTCAGGGGGCCGAGTTCGTGGTCACCTTGCCGATACCCAGGAACACGGACAGGAACATCGAGGAGGAGGGCGCATGA
- a CDS encoding universal stress protein: MENILVAIDAKHNAWEALSRACSLARRVHVHVNVLLVIPPQSRSLSYTEAQLETTVRERLELMLEVFKAEGVRINYFVTEGVYEEEVIAFTQNNRVTLLVYEATDGDTRSADGECASLKAIRHRVACRVEVVAPIKHTFN, translated from the coding sequence ATGGAAAACATTCTCGTTGCCATCGACGCTAAGCACAACGCCTGGGAGGCGCTTTCGCGCGCCTGCTCCCTGGCCAGGCGCGTCCATGTGCACGTGAACGTGCTGCTCGTCATTCCGCCACAGTCGCGGAGTCTGTCCTATACCGAAGCGCAACTGGAGACCACGGTCAGGGAGCGCCTCGAACTCATGCTGGAGGTCTTCAAGGCCGAAGGCGTCCGCATCAACTATTTCGTCACGGAGGGCGTCTATGAGGAAGAGGTGATCGCCTTTACGCAGAACAACAGAGTCACGTTGCTGGTGTACGAAGCCACCGACGGGGACACGCGCAGCGCGGACGGGGAGTGCGCCTCCCTGAAGGCCATCCGGCATCGCGTCGCCTGCAGGGTGGAAGTCGTGGCCCCGATCAAACATACATTCAACTGA
- a CDS encoding sulfite exporter TauE/SafE family protein has translation MDLSFNLYLPIAGNSVNVLVILGLGGAVGLLSGIFGVGGGFLMTPLLMMFGIPPTVAAASDSNQIVGASTSGTFAHFRMGNVDIKMGLLLLVGGIAGGSVGVQIIKVLRQLGNADFLISLTYVLMLGFVGGYMFLESLQSMRASGQPKAESKSKPESGYARMLRSMPLQMDFPRSGIRISLLMPLVLGTLVGVLAAIMGVGGGFIMVPVMVYLLRMPMHVVVGTSLFQILFTCINVTIMQASQNHTVDFVLALLLLLASSVGAQVGAKLGKKLGGEQLKILLASLVLLVMVKMLYDLLARPDVLLAYMGGH, from the coding sequence ATGGACCTGTCCTTCAACCTGTATCTGCCCATTGCCGGGAACAGCGTGAACGTGCTCGTCATCCTGGGACTCGGGGGCGCCGTCGGGCTTCTGTCCGGCATATTCGGCGTGGGCGGCGGATTTCTCATGACCCCGCTGCTGATGATGTTCGGCATCCCGCCGACCGTGGCCGCGGCCTCGGACTCCAACCAGATCGTCGGGGCTTCGACCTCCGGCACCTTCGCCCATTTCCGCATGGGCAACGTGGACATCAAGATGGGTCTCCTGCTGCTGGTCGGCGGCATCGCCGGCGGCAGCGTCGGCGTACAGATCATCAAGGTGCTGCGACAGCTCGGCAACGCGGACTTCCTGATCAGCCTGACCTACGTGCTCATGCTCGGGTTCGTGGGCGGCTACATGTTCCTGGAGAGCCTGCAGTCCATGCGCGCTTCCGGGCAGCCCAAGGCCGAGTCCAAGTCCAAGCCCGAATCCGGCTACGCCAGGATGCTCCGCAGCATGCCCCTGCAGATGGACTTCCCGCGCTCGGGCATCCGCATCTCCCTGCTCATGCCGCTGGTCCTTGGCACCCTGGTCGGCGTGCTGGCGGCCATCATGGGCGTGGGCGGCGGCTTCATCATGGTGCCGGTCATGGTCTACCTGCTGCGCATGCCCATGCACGTCGTGGTCGGGACCAGCCTGTTCCAGATCCTGTTCACCTGCATCAACGTGACCATCATGCAGGCCTCCCAGAACCACACCGTGGATTTCGTCCTGGCCCTGCTGCTTCTGCTGGCGTCCTCCGTCGGCGCCCAGGTCGGCGCCAAGCTCGGCAAGAAGCTCGGCGGCGAGCAGCTGAAGATCCTGCTGGCCTCGCTGGTGCTCCTGGTCATGGTCAAGATGCTCTACGATCTGCTCGCCAGGCCCGACGTGCTTCTGGCGTACATGGGAGGACATTGA
- a CDS encoding TIGR02186 family protein: MHASLLKFVCISLLLGLVAAGSAHAAGQVDLTSSPDEILMDALYDGTTLRVSGEVPAGSDVVLRLVGAPQTLHLREKGKVLGLLWMNVGTVEFENVPGVYLVAASRSFDDLGAAGAALRVGGLHESIEQQHPAAADELDAVTELLRLKIGNGLYAESAQQVQFAEDKDGVRAFTASLAIPSALSPGEYTLEALAVQDGAVLDTASMPVRAKLVGLPAWLSHMAFDNGLLYGVLATVIAILSGLAIGLVFQSKGAH; encoded by the coding sequence ATGCATGCTTCTTTGCTTAAATTCGTCTGCATCTCCCTGTTGCTCGGCCTGGTGGCCGCGGGAAGCGCGCATGCGGCCGGTCAGGTCGACCTGACGTCTTCGCCGGACGAGATCCTGATGGACGCCCTGTACGACGGGACGACCCTGCGCGTGTCCGGCGAGGTTCCGGCCGGGAGCGACGTGGTGCTGCGTCTCGTCGGTGCGCCGCAAACGCTGCACCTGCGCGAGAAAGGAAAGGTTCTCGGATTGTTGTGGATGAATGTCGGCACGGTGGAATTCGAGAACGTGCCCGGCGTCTACCTGGTGGCGGCCTCCAGAAGCTTTGACGACCTGGGCGCTGCCGGGGCCGCCCTGCGCGTCGGCGGCCTGCACGAGAGCATTGAGCAGCAGCACCCCGCAGCCGCGGACGAACTGGATGCCGTGACCGAACTGCTGCGCCTGAAAATCGGGAACGGCCTCTACGCCGAATCCGCGCAGCAGGTTCAGTTCGCGGAAGACAAGGACGGAGTCCGGGCTTTCACCGCGAGCCTGGCCATTCCTTCGGCCCTCAGTCCCGGCGAGTATACCCTGGAGGCCTTGGCGGTTCAGGACGGCGCCGTGCTCGACACCGCGTCCATGCCCGTCAGGGCGAAGCTCGTCGGACTGCCCGCCTGGCTCAGCCACATGGCCTTCGACAACGGCCTGCTGTATGGCGTCCTGGCCACGGTCATCGCCATCCTGAGCGGGCTGGCCATCGGGCTGGTCTTCCAGAGCAAGGGCGCGCACT